The following proteins are encoded in a genomic region of Mycolicibacterium rutilum:
- a CDS encoding Fur family transcriptional regulator — protein MPSSPDYAEQLRAVDLRVTRPRVAVLEAVYGNPHADTETIVGAVRVNLPDVSRQAVYDVLAALTSAGLVRRIQPSGSLARYESRVGDNHHHVVCRSCGVIADVDCAIGEAPCLTPSDADGALDGFVLDEAEVIYWGLCPDCVAQAASQVFRSHP, from the coding sequence GTGCCCTCATCACCTGACTACGCGGAGCAGCTGCGCGCTGTCGATCTCCGCGTGACGCGTCCGCGGGTGGCGGTGCTCGAGGCGGTCTACGGTAATCCGCACGCCGACACCGAGACCATCGTGGGTGCCGTTCGGGTCAACCTGCCGGACGTGTCCCGCCAGGCGGTCTACGACGTGCTCGCCGCCCTCACCAGCGCCGGGTTGGTACGCCGCATCCAGCCGTCGGGGTCGCTCGCGCGCTACGAGTCGCGCGTCGGCGACAACCATCACCACGTCGTCTGCCGCTCGTGCGGCGTCATCGCCGACGTGGACTGCGCCATCGGCGAGGCGCCGTGTCTGACCCCGTCGGACGCCGACGGCGCGCTCGACGGTTTCGTCCTCGACGAGGCCGAGGTCATCTACTGGGGCCTGTGCCCGGACTGCGTCGCGCAGGCGGCCTCACAAGTTTTCCGATCACACCCGTGA
- a CDS encoding acyltransferase family protein yields MRTGEIKALSGLRIVAAIWVVLFHFRPLLEQSVPGFRSALAPVLNCGAQGVDLFFMLSGFVLTWNYLDRMGPSFDWKATLRFLWLRLARVWPVYLVTMHLAALWIIFTLHVGHIPSEAAESLTAMNYLRQALMIQLWFVPYFDGSSWDGPAWSISAEWLAYLLFGALILVIFRINRSTRARGLIVLAFVATLPPIMLLLATGLFYTPWSWLPRIVMQFTAGALVCAAVRKLNPGDKARRVAGYAAVLIGATIVAILYWLDAHPVPKVLDSAGLVDILFVPLLLTLAIGTGSLPWLLALRPVVYLGHVSFSLYMVHELVHTSWNWMVLQFELSLRPDLAGKLIMVALLGVALIGAVVLYHFVEEPARKWMRSMMSARGDSSPNSGQGRLASLHDAKDERAQVVSARAG; encoded by the coding sequence GTGCGCACCGGAGAAATCAAAGCCCTATCCGGCTTGCGCATCGTCGCCGCGATCTGGGTGGTGCTGTTCCACTTCCGGCCGCTGCTCGAGCAGTCGGTGCCCGGCTTCCGCTCGGCGCTGGCGCCGGTGCTCAACTGCGGTGCGCAGGGCGTCGACCTGTTCTTCATGCTCAGCGGGTTCGTGCTGACGTGGAACTATCTCGACCGGATGGGGCCGTCGTTCGATTGGAAGGCGACGCTGCGCTTCCTGTGGCTGCGGTTGGCCCGGGTATGGCCGGTGTATCTGGTCACGATGCACCTGGCCGCGCTGTGGATCATCTTCACGCTGCACGTCGGGCACATCCCGTCCGAGGCCGCCGAATCGCTGACCGCGATGAACTACCTGCGCCAGGCGCTGATGATCCAGCTGTGGTTCGTGCCCTACTTCGACGGGTCCAGTTGGGACGGGCCCGCGTGGTCGATCAGCGCCGAATGGTTGGCGTATCTGTTGTTCGGCGCGCTGATCCTGGTGATCTTCCGGATCAACCGGTCCACGCGGGCGCGCGGCCTGATCGTGCTGGCGTTCGTCGCCACGCTGCCGCCGATCATGCTGCTGCTGGCCACCGGGTTGTTCTACACGCCGTGGAGCTGGCTGCCGCGCATCGTCATGCAGTTCACCGCGGGCGCGCTGGTGTGCGCGGCGGTGCGCAAGCTGAATCCCGGCGACAAGGCGCGACGCGTGGCGGGCTACGCGGCCGTGCTGATCGGTGCCACCATCGTGGCGATCCTGTACTGGCTCGACGCGCACCCGGTGCCCAAGGTGCTCGACAGCGCGGGCCTCGTCGACATCTTGTTCGTGCCGCTGCTGCTGACGCTGGCGATCGGGACGGGCAGCCTGCCGTGGCTGCTGGCGCTGCGACCGGTCGTGTACCTGGGGCATGTCTCGTTCAGCCTCTACATGGTTCACGAGCTGGTGCATACCAGCTGGAACTGGATGGTGTTGCAGTTCGAGCTCAGTCTGCGGCCTGACCTGGCGGGCAAGCTCATAATGGTTGCGTTGCTTGGCGTCGCGCTGATCGGCGCGGTCGTGCTGTATCACTTCGTCGAGGAGCCTGCCCGTAAATGGATGCGCAGCATGATGAGCGCCCGCGGCGATTCATCGCCCAATTCGGGTCAGGGCAGATTGGCGTCCCTGCACGACGCGAAGGACGAACGAGCTCAGGTGGTTTCGGCCCGCGCCGGTTGA
- a CDS encoding sensor histidine kinase, with translation MSLRVIVVVAALSVVALVVILGAWVWFGVTNDQYSQLDRRLDSVSSLGDISTLLRTAQQDTVDQPVPDGGLVRTARVDGITVSIPRDIVLPQFDVGYTDTTIDGVEYRVRTFNAGDTSIAIGAPLAETQRRIDELHRRVLLICAGVIVGTVIVGSVMWSIMINPFRVLAQQARAINAQSKPDEVQVRGVQEAVEIAEAVEGMLARIGDEQQRTRAALESARDFAAVASHELRTPLTAMRTNLEVLSTLQMRDEQRQEVIADVMRTQSRIEATLTALERLAQGELTTVDDFVPVDITELLDRAAHDAMRNYPGLRVSLGSSTTVLMVGLPAGLRLVIDNAITNAIKHGGATEIVLGVGSSGAGVTITVDDNGSGIPEDERAAVFARFSRGSTAARSGSGLGLALVAQQAELHGGTAAMEASPLGGARLVLRLPAPS, from the coding sequence ATGTCGCTGCGCGTGATCGTGGTCGTGGCAGCCTTGTCGGTGGTGGCGCTGGTGGTCATCCTGGGCGCCTGGGTGTGGTTCGGCGTCACCAACGATCAGTACAGCCAGCTGGATCGGCGGCTGGACTCGGTGAGCAGCCTCGGCGACATCAGCACCCTGCTGCGCACCGCCCAGCAGGACACGGTGGACCAGCCGGTCCCGGACGGCGGGTTGGTGCGCACGGCACGCGTCGACGGGATCACCGTGTCGATCCCGCGCGACATCGTGCTGCCGCAGTTCGACGTCGGCTACACCGACACCACGATCGACGGTGTCGAGTACCGGGTACGCACGTTCAACGCGGGGGACACCTCGATCGCGATCGGCGCGCCGCTGGCCGAGACCCAGCGCCGCATCGACGAACTGCACCGGCGCGTCCTGCTGATCTGCGCGGGCGTGATCGTCGGCACCGTCATCGTCGGGTCGGTGATGTGGTCGATCATGATCAATCCGTTCCGGGTGCTGGCCCAGCAGGCGCGGGCGATCAACGCGCAGTCCAAGCCTGACGAGGTGCAGGTGCGCGGGGTCCAGGAGGCCGTCGAGATCGCCGAGGCGGTCGAGGGCATGCTGGCCCGCATCGGCGACGAACAGCAGCGCACCCGCGCCGCCTTGGAGTCGGCCCGCGATTTCGCGGCGGTGGCGTCGCATGAACTGCGCACCCCGCTGACCGCCATGCGCACCAACCTGGAGGTGCTGTCGACGCTGCAGATGCGCGACGAACAGCGCCAGGAGGTCATCGCCGACGTCATGCGCACCCAGAGCCGCATCGAGGCCACGCTGACCGCGCTCGAACGGCTCGCCCAGGGTGAGCTGACCACCGTCGACGACTTCGTGCCCGTCGACATCACCGAGCTGCTCGACCGCGCCGCGCACGACGCGATGCGCAACTATCCCGGGCTGCGGGTGTCGCTGGGGTCGTCGACGACCGTGCTGATGGTCGGGCTGCCAGCCGGGTTGCGCCTGGTCATCGACAATGCGATCACCAACGCGATCAAACACGGCGGCGCCACCGAGATCGTGCTCGGCGTGGGCAGTTCCGGCGCCGGTGTCACGATCACCGTCGACGACAACGGCAGCGGCATCCCCGAAGACGAGCGGGCCGCGGTCTTCGCGCGGTTCTCCCGCGGGTCGACGGCGGCGCGGTCGGGTTCCGGGCTGGGCTTGGCGCTCGTCGCCCAGCAGGCCGAGTTGCACGGCGGCACCGCCGCGATGGAGGCCAGCCCGCTCGGCGGCGCGCGACTCGTGCTGCGGTTGCCGGCGCCGAGCTGA
- a CDS encoding zinc metalloprotease codes for MTVITGTAQAVPRRPDGVELIGEMAGSGYRVPPSLARRADGQTVQLTPLLYATLCAIDGERTTAEVAAAVSASTGRTVTADNIEQLVAKKLRPLGLVCGADGGEPELKKRNPLLGLRLRRAVTDPEQTRRLTDPFRVLFRPWVVVPILAAFAVVVWWVSFRKGLAAAAYDAFERPGLLILVFAVTVLSAGFHEFGHAAAARYGGSTPGVMGFGLYLLWPAFYTDVTDSYRLGRSGRLRTDLGGLYFNAIVAVGITGLWLWLRYDALLLVVATQIIQMIRQLTPLVRFDGYHVLADLTGVPDLYGRMKPTLLGMLPWRWGDPRARELKWWARIVVTAWVIVVVPLLLGMITLAILALPRLIGSAWAGLNKQQDVLATAWADGDMVQATARVLAMVAIVIPMAGLFYLLVRTVRRIVATAWQGTKGKPLRRLLAGLVGAAALAGIAYAWLPHDNNYRPIEASERGTLSDIFYALRVERLGDGQRAVSAAAQPVAATQALAPGQRGVMPALWDTRTPAPTFRTPQLAVILVPRTPAGAPTGGGPAVVSPSSLTAPAQDQGWVFPFDKPLAPEPGDNQALAVNTTDNTVVYDTAFALVWATDEEYAMNVNEAHAYASCENCAAVAVAYQVVFVVDAEEGNDNVAVPQSLAGALNYDCVNCMTYALARQLFVTLDEDLSDSAKAELDELWTEIAAYGEQIAAGEADLNKVDATLADYTRQIMVIVEEDQPGTFPTELYPSLTQTSAPPSTSAAPSASATSPAPSTSASAVATETATATGTATEEPTSATSPPTTQTDSATSEPATDTVTVTDPTTDGDTTSSDTAGTTDTDAGSAADSSADSSDSSAS; via the coding sequence ATGACGGTGATCACCGGGACGGCGCAAGCGGTTCCGCGTCGTCCGGACGGCGTCGAGCTGATCGGGGAGATGGCGGGATCCGGGTACCGGGTGCCGCCGTCCCTCGCGCGCCGCGCGGACGGCCAGACGGTTCAGCTGACGCCGCTGCTGTACGCCACGCTGTGTGCAATCGACGGTGAGCGCACCACCGCCGAGGTGGCGGCCGCGGTGTCGGCGTCGACCGGCCGGACCGTCACCGCCGACAACATCGAACAGTTGGTCGCCAAGAAGTTGCGTCCGCTGGGGCTGGTCTGCGGCGCCGATGGCGGCGAACCCGAGCTGAAGAAGCGAAACCCGTTGCTGGGATTGCGCTTGCGCCGCGCCGTCACCGACCCGGAGCAGACCCGCAGACTGACCGATCCGTTCCGTGTGTTGTTCCGGCCGTGGGTGGTGGTCCCCATCCTCGCCGCGTTCGCCGTCGTGGTGTGGTGGGTGTCGTTCCGCAAAGGCCTGGCCGCGGCGGCCTATGACGCCTTCGAGCGTCCCGGCCTGTTGATCCTGGTCTTCGCGGTGACGGTGCTGTCCGCGGGATTCCACGAGTTCGGGCATGCGGCGGCCGCGCGGTACGGCGGGTCCACGCCCGGCGTCATGGGGTTCGGTCTCTATCTACTCTGGCCGGCGTTCTACACCGACGTCACCGACTCGTACCGGCTCGGACGCAGCGGCCGACTGCGCACCGACCTCGGCGGGCTGTACTTCAATGCGATTGTGGCCGTGGGCATCACCGGTTTGTGGCTGTGGCTACGGTACGACGCGCTGCTGCTGGTGGTCGCCACGCAGATCATCCAGATGATCCGCCAGCTGACCCCGCTGGTCCGGTTCGACGGTTATCACGTGCTGGCCGACCTCACCGGCGTGCCGGACCTGTACGGCCGGATGAAGCCGACGCTGCTCGGAATGTTGCCGTGGCGTTGGGGCGACCCGCGGGCGCGCGAACTCAAGTGGTGGGCCCGAATCGTGGTGACCGCGTGGGTCATTGTGGTGGTGCCGCTGCTGCTCGGCATGATCACGTTGGCAATCCTGGCGCTGCCCCGGCTGATCGGCTCGGCGTGGGCCGGCCTGAACAAGCAGCAGGACGTGCTGGCCACCGCATGGGCCGACGGCGACATGGTGCAGGCGACGGCGCGGGTACTGGCGATGGTCGCGATCGTCATCCCGATGGCGGGCCTGTTCTATCTGTTGGTCAGGACGGTGCGGCGTATCGTCGCGACCGCGTGGCAGGGCACGAAGGGCAAGCCCCTGCGGCGCCTGCTCGCCGGGCTGGTCGGCGCGGCGGCACTGGCCGGGATCGCGTACGCCTGGCTGCCGCACGACAACAACTACCGCCCCATCGAGGCATCCGAACGCGGCACGCTCAGCGACATCTTCTACGCGTTGCGCGTCGAGCGATTGGGTGACGGGCAACGAGCCGTGAGCGCCGCGGCGCAACCGGTGGCGGCGACCCAAGCGTTGGCGCCGGGACAACGCGGCGTCATGCCCGCGCTGTGGGACACCCGCACACCCGCGCCGACCTTCCGCACGCCGCAGCTGGCCGTGATCCTCGTGCCCCGCACGCCGGCGGGGGCACCGACAGGAGGCGGGCCCGCGGTCGTGTCGCCGTCGTCGCTGACCGCACCCGCGCAGGATCAGGGGTGGGTGTTCCCGTTCGACAAGCCGCTCGCTCCCGAACCGGGTGACAACCAGGCCCTCGCGGTGAACACCACCGACAACACCGTCGTGTACGATACGGCGTTCGCGCTCGTCTGGGCCACCGACGAGGAGTACGCGATGAACGTCAACGAGGCGCATGCGTACGCCTCATGCGAGAACTGTGCCGCGGTGGCCGTGGCGTATCAGGTGGTGTTCGTCGTCGACGCCGAGGAAGGCAACGACAACGTCGCCGTCCCGCAGAGCCTCGCCGGCGCGTTGAACTACGACTGCGTCAACTGCATGACGTATGCGTTGGCGCGCCAGTTGTTCGTCACGCTCGACGAGGACCTCTCCGATTCGGCCAAGGCGGAGCTGGACGAACTGTGGACGGAGATCGCCGCCTATGGTGAGCAGATCGCCGCCGGTGAGGCCGATCTGAACAAGGTCGATGCGACGCTCGCCGACTACACCAGACAAATCATGGTGATCGTCGAGGAGGACCAGCCCGGCACCTTCCCGACCGAGCTCTATCCGTCGCTGACCCAGACGTCGGCGCCACCGAGCACCAGCGCGGCGCCGTCGGCGTCGGCGACGAGTCCGGCGCCGAGCACGTCGGCGTCCGCGGTGGCGACCGAAACCGCGACGGCCACCGGCACGGCCACCGAGGAGCCCACCTCGGCGACGAGTCCGCCTACGACGCAGACTGATTCGGCGACATCGGAGCCGGCCACCGACACCGTCACAGTCACCGACCCGACCACCGACGGCGACACCACCTCCAGCGATACCGCCGGGACGACGGACACCGACGCCGGCTCGGCGGCGGACTCGTCGGCGGACTCGTCGGACTCGTCGGCGTCCTGA
- a CDS encoding peptidoglycan-binding protein: MSTQGLTPEEIDAEVATALPDKEVVSILDLNVDVDVFLDVASPIDLAVAAQLNVAAPIDAAAGANVLSYNSTAGAMVDQNAAVDQIIEADATAISTQDSAIDQTDEADGDPAPPPPDDGGTVEVGDLSTLEGPLLNVDVNVDLDTDLTAPIAGAVAANANVAAPISAAVSANVLSVDSDADAISYQDAVINQELRGTTYAGADQVSDVAQGTSQPDAGDATGGTAGADTSGPAGGTGDSGDSSGASAG; this comes from the coding sequence ATGAGTACGCAAGGACTCACCCCGGAAGAGATCGACGCCGAAGTAGCCACGGCGCTGCCCGACAAGGAAGTCGTCTCGATCCTCGATCTCAATGTCGACGTCGACGTGTTCCTCGACGTGGCATCACCGATCGATCTCGCGGTCGCGGCACAACTCAACGTGGCCGCACCGATCGACGCCGCTGCCGGTGCCAACGTGTTGTCCTACAACTCGACAGCCGGCGCGATGGTGGACCAGAACGCCGCGGTCGATCAGATCATCGAAGCCGATGCGACGGCGATCTCGACGCAGGACAGCGCGATCGACCAGACCGACGAAGCCGACGGCGATCCCGCGCCGCCGCCCCCCGACGACGGCGGCACCGTCGAGGTGGGCGACCTGTCCACCCTGGAAGGTCCGCTGCTCAACGTCGATGTCAACGTCGACCTCGACACCGACTTGACCGCGCCCATCGCCGGCGCGGTGGCGGCCAACGCCAACGTGGCGGCGCCGATCAGCGCAGCGGTGTCGGCCAACGTGCTGTCGGTCGATTCCGATGCGGACGCGATCTCGTATCAGGACGCGGTGATCAACCAGGAGCTGCGCGGCACGACGTACGCCGGCGCCGACCAGGTTTCCGATGTCGCGCAGGGCACTTCGCAGCCTGACGCCGGTGACGCCACCGGCGGTACCGCGGGCGCGGACACCTCGGGTCCGGCCGGTGGTACCGGCGACTCCGGCGACAGCAGCGGCGCGTCGGCCGGCTGA
- a CDS encoding aldehyde dehydrogenase family protein: MPQTMDLTVVDPRTGDLVTRIPITDSATCAEAVARARAAAPGWARTPAADRAAALAKAAESVRAAADELAALNERETGKLRDDAIGGVEAGVGTLVQYAELGPLHRGRSLHGAWAATDLMIPEPRGVVAVLTPWNDPVAVAAGLLGAALVTGNTVVHKPSERCPQTGRRFAELLAEQLPDGVLEIVDGDGTVGAYLVADDVDVVSHVGSSATGNAISRVCAERGAKTVLENGGNDALIVDAGVDPRWAAEQAALGAFANAGQICVSVERIFVHESVSDAFLTELVTQARDWADRIGPMVDRRQRAVVQSHVDDAVANGARLLIGGATPEGPGSFYPPTVLADCTPDMAVLRDETFGPVAPVRVCPDFAAALRAAADDRYGLAATVLTPDMAHAQEAWRALPVGTVKINDVFGGAPGGASQPRRASGNGFGFGPELLDEMTAVKVVHWSAPPTS; this comes from the coding sequence ATGCCGCAGACGATGGATTTGACCGTTGTGGACCCTCGAACCGGCGACCTGGTCACCCGGATCCCGATCACCGATTCCGCGACCTGTGCCGAGGCGGTGGCGCGGGCGCGCGCCGCGGCCCCCGGATGGGCGCGCACCCCGGCCGCCGACCGCGCGGCGGCGCTGGCCAAGGCCGCCGAGTCGGTGCGCGCAGCGGCCGACGAACTGGCCGCACTCAACGAACGCGAGACAGGCAAGCTGCGTGACGACGCGATAGGCGGGGTCGAGGCGGGTGTGGGCACCCTGGTGCAGTACGCCGAGCTGGGCCCGCTGCACCGCGGCCGCAGTCTGCACGGCGCTTGGGCGGCAACGGATTTGATGATCCCTGAACCGCGCGGCGTGGTGGCGGTGCTGACGCCGTGGAACGATCCGGTCGCGGTGGCCGCCGGTCTGCTGGGCGCGGCGCTGGTCACCGGAAACACCGTGGTGCACAAGCCCAGTGAACGCTGCCCGCAGACCGGGCGGCGCTTCGCCGAGCTGCTGGCCGAACAGCTGCCGGACGGCGTGCTCGAGATCGTCGACGGCGACGGCACTGTCGGTGCGTACCTCGTCGCCGACGACGTCGACGTCGTGTCGCACGTCGGGAGCAGCGCGACGGGCAACGCGATCTCGCGGGTGTGCGCCGAACGTGGCGCGAAAACCGTTCTGGAGAACGGCGGTAACGATGCGCTGATCGTCGACGCCGGAGTGGATCCCCGGTGGGCCGCGGAGCAGGCCGCGCTGGGAGCGTTCGCCAACGCCGGTCAGATCTGCGTGTCGGTGGAACGGATCTTCGTCCACGAATCGGTGTCCGACGCGTTCCTCACCGAACTGGTCACGCAGGCCCGCGACTGGGCGGACCGGATCGGACCGATGGTGGACCGACGGCAGCGCGCCGTCGTGCAGAGCCATGTCGACGACGCGGTCGCCAACGGCGCACGACTGCTGATCGGTGGCGCGACGCCCGAGGGGCCCGGATCGTTCTATCCGCCCACCGTGCTCGCCGACTGCACCCCCGATATGGCGGTGCTCCGGGACGAGACGTTCGGGCCGGTCGCTCCGGTGCGCGTGTGCCCGGACTTCGCCGCCGCGTTGCGTGCGGCCGCCGACGACCGCTACGGATTGGCCGCCACCGTGCTCACCCCGGACATGGCGCACGCACAGGAGGCCTGGCGCGCGCTGCCGGTCGGCACCGTCAAGATCAACGATGTGTTCGGCGGCGCGCCCGGCGGAGCGTCACAGCCGCGCCGCGCCAGCGGCAACGGTTTCGGGTTCGGACCCGAGTTGCTCGACGAGATGACAGCGGTGAAGGTCGTGCACTGGTCGGCCCCGCCGACCTCGTGA
- a CDS encoding Rv0518 family GDSL lipase, translating to MSAAAVLAFAAAVVFAGAQRTPVQERDVVALQYSVNRIAVVGDSYTTGGELGGLGANGWTAQAWRLLAAQGLATSADVGAEGGAGYGTRGNRGSLFEDLTARTVKPDDRLVVFYGSRNDQNVDPTQYSILVYGTFQLARRLAPSANFLVIGPPWPTADVPGTIVRIRDTLRYQARLAGATFIDPIALGWFVGKPELIGADGVHPTDAGHTYMAEKIAPLIGAQLPRPI from the coding sequence ATCTCGGCGGCGGCGGTACTCGCCTTCGCGGCGGCCGTCGTGTTCGCCGGCGCACAGCGCACACCGGTGCAGGAGCGTGACGTCGTCGCGCTGCAGTACAGCGTCAACCGCATCGCGGTGGTCGGCGATTCCTATACGACCGGCGGGGAGCTGGGTGGTCTGGGCGCCAACGGCTGGACCGCGCAGGCGTGGCGGCTCCTCGCGGCGCAGGGGCTGGCGACCAGTGCCGACGTCGGCGCCGAGGGTGGGGCCGGTTACGGCACCCGCGGCAACCGCGGCAGCCTGTTCGAGGACCTCACCGCCCGCACCGTCAAACCCGACGACCGGTTGGTGGTGTTCTACGGGTCCCGCAACGACCAGAACGTCGACCCGACCCAGTACTCGATCCTGGTCTACGGCACCTTCCAGCTGGCGCGCCGGCTCGCACCGTCGGCGAACTTCCTGGTGATCGGCCCGCCGTGGCCGACCGCCGACGTGCCCGGCACGATCGTGCGGATCCGCGACACCCTGCGCTATCAGGCCCGGTTGGCCGGCGCGACGTTCATCGACCCGATCGCGCTGGGCTGGTTCGTCGGCAAGCCGGAGCTGATCGGCGCCGACGGGGTGCATCCCACCGATGCCGGCCACACCTACATGGCGGAAAAGATCGCGCCACTGATCGGCGCGCAGTTGCCGCGTCCGATCTGA
- a CDS encoding type II toxin-antitoxin system Rv0910 family toxin, with protein sequence MAKLELARELTLSPADAWAHVSDLNSLGDWLVMHEGWRSELPDELSVGTQIVGVAGAKGLRNRVTWTIKKYEPPTLIEVSGNGVGGTRYGLTMKVAPTKTGSAFTLTLNLGGAPLFGPIGAAAARAVKGDIDRSIRRFEELYG encoded by the coding sequence ATGGCGAAACTCGAGTTGGCCCGCGAACTGACGCTGAGCCCGGCCGACGCGTGGGCACACGTGTCGGACCTGAACTCCCTCGGCGACTGGTTGGTGATGCACGAGGGCTGGCGCAGCGAGTTGCCCGACGAGCTGTCGGTCGGCACCCAGATCGTCGGCGTGGCGGGAGCCAAGGGGCTGCGCAACCGGGTCACCTGGACCATCAAGAAGTACGAGCCGCCCACGCTGATCGAGGTGAGCGGCAACGGTGTCGGCGGCACCCGGTACGGCCTGACGATGAAGGTGGCGCCGACGAAAACCGGCAGCGCGTTCACCCTCACCCTCAATCTCGGCGGCGCGCCGCTGTTCGGCCCGATCGGGGCGGCCGCGGCGCGCGCGGTCAAGGGCGACATCGACCGCTCGATCCGGCGGTTCGAGGAGCTCTACGGCTAG